The following nucleotide sequence is from Alkalihalobacillus sp. LMS39.
TCCCTGTTGCATAAAGCAGTTCTAGAAGCGCTTTGTCTCTTTGATCAAGAGGTTCGTCTTGACTAAAAGAAGAAAATAACGTTTCCATTTCTTGTTCATACAAAAAAGTAGGTAGTTTCAATTCTTTTTTTGGCAAATGGGCAAAGGCAAACGGATTTTCTGTTACGAAAGCTTCACGGAGAAGAAAACGATAGAAGCTTCGTAAACACGAGATTTTTCGAGCTACAGTTGACCTTGCAAAACCTTGGCGATATAACTCAGTTAAATATAATCTTACAAAAACATACGAAACAGCAGCAAAGTCAACGATCTTATGCTGCTTCATAAACGATATGAAGTGGGTGATATCTAGCTCATAATTCGTAAACGTATGAACCGAACTATTTTTTTCAATTTGTAAATATTGAAAAAACAGTGTTTTTTCTTGTTCCATTTTTATGTTCATATTTTAGTCCACCTCACAAGAGCTACTAAATTTTATCATAATTTAGTAGCTCTTTTCAATAAAGTTTACATTTTTTTCACAAAATTCTGAATTGTTGTCAACGCACGGTTTGCTAGCTGTTCATTGCGTTCTTGCTTGTTTTTAATTCGCTTTTCTAACGGTGGCAATAAACCGAAATTCGCATTCATTGGCTGAAAGTTTTTTGCGTTTGCCGTTGTAATATAGTTAGCCATACTTCCTAAAACAGTCTCTTGTGGGAAGGTAAGCACGTCTTTATTTTGAACCAATCTTGCTGCATTCATTCCTGCAATTAACCCAGCTGCAGCTGATTCAACATAACCTTCGACACCGGTAATTTGACCAGCAAAAAATAAATCTTCTCGTTGCCGATATTGATATGTTGGCTCAAGTAAATTAGGAGAATTAATAAAAGTGTTTCGATGCATTACTCCATACCTTACAATCTCCGCATTTTCTAAACCAGGGATTAATTGAATAATTTCTTTTTGGGGCCCCCATTTAATATGGGTTTGGAATCCAACAATATTGTAAAGGGTTCCAGATTGGTTATCTTGTCTTAGCTGAACAACAGCAAATGGACGTTTGCCTGTTTTCGGGTCCTCAAGACCGACTGGTTTCATTGGACCAAACAACAATGTTTTTTTGCCACGCTTTGCCATCACTTCTACAGGCATACACCCTTCAAAGAAAATTTCTTTTTCAAACTCTTTTAACGGGACAGATTCAGCAGCAATGAGTGCCTCATAAAATCGGTCAAACTCTTCCTCTGTCATCGGGCAATTTAAATATGCGGCTTCCCCTTTGTCATACCTTGATTTTAAATATACTTTTTCCATATCAATGCTATCGGTTTCAATAATTGGAGCTGCAGCATCGTAAAAATATAAATATTCTTCGCCAGTTAAATGTTGTAATTGTTCCGATAAAGCAGGTGACGTTAATGGACCTGTTGCAATTACAGTAGGTCCATCAGGAATTTTTTCAATTTCTTCTGTTACCACCGTTACATTCGGATGGTTTCGAACTCGTTCTGTCACTGCATTGGCAAATTCATGACGGTCTACTGCTAACGCACCACCTGCAGGAACAGAACAATCATCTGCTGCTTTAATAATGACAGAATCAAGCAGTCTCATTTCTTCTTTTAATACACCGACAGCATTTGTTAATGTATTAGCTCGTAATGAGTTACTGCATACTAGTTCAGCAAATTTATCTGTATGATGTGCGGGAGTTTGCCGAACTGGTCTCATTTCAAATAGTGTAACTGGAACGCCTTGCTTGGCTATTTGCCAAGCTGCTTCACTTCCAGCTAATCCCGCTCCTATTACATTAATTCCACTCATGTTGAAACTCCTTTTCTTCGTAAAAGGATGAGTCTATTCTCATCCTATAATCGCTCTTCTTTATAATCACAAGACACACACTCGACTTGTGTCCCTTTTTTCGACTTTTTCTCTACAAGCATGCTATCACACTTTGGACATGTCCTTGCAATCGGCTTATCCCATGAAACAAATTCACAGCTAGGATATTGGTCACAACCATAAAAAGTACGTCGTTTTTTGCTTTTTCGTTCGACAATTTTTCCTTCTTTACAAGTTGGACAACTTACACCAATATCTTTTACAATCGCTTTTGTATTTCGACAATCCGGAAAGTTGGAACATGCCATGAACTTGCCGTAACGTCCCATTTTATAAACCATGTCATGGCCACATTTTTCACATGATTCTCCTGCAGGCTCATCTTTGATTTCGACTTCTTCCATTTCTTCTTCAGCATGTTTCACTTGCTTTTCAAATTCATGGTAGAAATGATCGATAATTTGAATCCAGTTTTTCTCACCTTCTTCAACTGAGTCAAGGTCGTTTTCCATTTTCGCTGTAAATTCTACATCCAAGATTTCTGAGAAAAATTCAGAAATTAACTCGATAACGATTTCTCCTAACTCTGTCGGAACAAAACGCTTATCATCTAAAGCAACATATCCACGACGTTGAATCGTATCAAGAGTTGGGGCAAAAGTAGATGGTCGACCAATTCCTAACTCTTCCATTGTCTTTACCAATCTTGCCTCTGAATAACGTGGTGGCGGTTGTGTAAAATGCTGATTTGGTGTAATTTCCTCTTTCTTAACTGAAGCGCCTTCTTCTAAGTCAGGAAGTAATTTATCTTCTTCCTTTTTCCCATCATCATTTCCTTCGATATACACTTTCATGAAACCAGGAAATTTAACTTTTGAGCCTGTTGCTCGAAATACAACTCCCGCGTTATCTAAGTCTACAGTCATTGTATCCATAATCGCTGGTGCCATTTCACTTGCGACTAAGCGTTCCCAGATAAGCTTATATAAACGAAATTGATCTCTGGACAAAAATGATTTAACTGTCTTCGGGTCATATAAAACAGATGTCGGACGAATCGCCTCATGAGCATCTTGTGTTTTTTTATCTGAGTTTTTCGTTGTCCGCTCACCTTTACGAGTGTACTCTTGTCCGTATTGTTCTTCGATATACTGTTTCGTTTCTTCTTTAGCTGTATCCGAAATTCGAGATGAATCTGTACGCATATACGTAATCAACCCAACAGTTCCTTCTTTACCAAGGTCAATTCCTTCATATAATTGTTGTGCCAACATCATTGTCTTTTTCGCCCGAAAGTTTAATTTTCGCGCTGCTTCTTGCTGCAGAGAAGATGTCGTAAATGGAGCAACCGGGTTTCGTTTCCGCTCCTTTTTCTTTACGGAAGTAATGGAAAACGAATCTCCTTTTAATTGACCAAGAACCTGCTTTACGTCATCCTCAGATTTTAGTTCAACTTTTTTATTGTCCACACCATAAAACTTAGCTTCAAACTGCTCATTGTTCATTTTAAATAAACCTTGAATTGTCCAGTATTCCTCTGGAACAAAAGCTTGAATTTCTTTTTCACGGTCAATTATCATTTTAACAGCTACCGATTGGACACGACCGGCACTTAATCCTTTTTTCACTTTCTTCCATAATATAGGACTAATATTGTAACCAACAAGCCTATCTAACACACGACGTGCTTGTTGAGCATCTACTAAATCCATATTAATTGGACGTGGTGTTTTAAAAGCATCTTTAATCGCTTGTTTTGTAATTTCATTAAACACAACCCTACAGTCTGATTGTTCATCAATATTTAGACTATGGGCAAGGTGCCAAGCAATTGCTTCCCCTTCACGATCCGGGTCAGCTGCTAAATAAATACGTTTGACTTTTTTTGCTGCACTTTTTAATTCCTTTAAAACTGGACCCTTACCACGAATCGTGATATATTTCGGGTCGAAACTTCTTTCAACATCTACTCCCATTTGACTTTTCGGCAAATCTCTAACATGTCCCATTGATGCCTTAACGATATATTTCTTCCCTAAGTATTTACCAATTGTCTTTGCTTTAGCGGGAGATTCAACGATTACTAAGTAATCTGCCATACCGAGCTCCTCCCCCTTCGAAGGATATATTAAAATCTTCCCTATTATTAAACACAAGTTTACGATTTGTCAAATATTACTTTCAAAAAATCAAGTGAAACAAAAACTATTTATCATATAATGATAACATTATTTAACACTATTGTGAAAACTATTGGTACTGAACTACTTAAATAACTATCAGTTTTCCCAATTTTCATTTTCATATTCTTCGATAATGTCCTTTGCCTCTACAATTAATTTTGCACCTTGCTGGATAAGTCGATTCGGCCCTAAAGACATTTGTTCGTAAATAGGTCCTGGTACTGCAAATACATCTTTGCCTTGTTCTAGCGCCTGATCGGCAGTAATTAAAGCACCACTTCGTTCTTTTGCTTCTACAACTACTGTTCCTTTGCTTAATCCACTAATCAACCGATTTCGCTCTGGAAATTGCCACTTATTTGGCTTTGTTTTTGCTGGATACTCAGAAAGTAGGAGATGATCTCTTGCAATTTCATTTGCTAGATGGTAATTACTTGATGGATAGATATAATCAAACCCAGAACCAAGAATCGCGATTGTCTTTCCACCATTGTCCATTGTTAACCGGTGCGCTATTGTATCAATGCCTTTAGCAAGCCCACTCACAATTAACCAACCCTCCTCTACAACGGGACGGATGATTTTTTCTAAACTATAGCGCCCCCCTTTTGTAGGTTCTCTCGTTCCTACAACCGCTAATGCTTTGGAATAATGTAATAATGCTATATTCCCTTTACAATAGACTACCCAAGGAGGATCGAAAAGCTGCTTTAAAATCGGTGGATATTCGTTTTCAAAAATAGTGATGGGAATAATTTGCTTCTCTTTGTATTCTTGTAAAAGTTGGGGCATTGAAATGAAGTGTAAATCTTGATAAAGGAGAGCGGCATACTTTTTTTGAAGAGAATAATGAGAAATGAGCTCTTTTTCAGACAATTGATATAGCTTTTCTAACGTAGCATCTACTGATAAGATTTTCCGAATTGTTTTCCATCCAACTCCACGACAATGATGAAGATGCAGCAACCGTTCATGAAATGCATTCATCTAATCCACTCCTAAAAAACTATGATATTAGAACCATATCTTTTCATTTTTCGTTAAGAAAAGAAAAAGCTCCCTTCTATGGGAGCTTTTTGCTTTTTATTTATGAGTAATACATTTTTCAAGAAGATTTTGTTCTTTTAATACAGAAATTAATGTTTCTCCCATAACGGATGGAGTTGGTGCAACTTTCACACCGCAGCTTTCAAGCGTTTTAATCTTTTCTGCTGCTGTCCCTTTACCGCCTGAAATAATGGCTCCAGCATGACCCATACGTTTCCCTGGAGGTGCTGTTTGACCACCGATGAATCCTACTACAGGCTTTTTCATGTTTGCTTTAATCCATTCTGCTGCTTCTTCTTCCGCAGTTCCCCCAATTTCACCGATCATAATGACCGCATATGTATCAGGGTCTTCGTTAAAGAGTTGTAGTACATCGATAAAGTTTGTTCCGTTTACAGGGTCTCCACCAATTCCAACAGCAGTTGATTGGCCAATTCCTTCTGTAGACAGTTGATGAACAGCTTCATATGTTAATGTTCCTGAACGAGAAACAACACCAACATGACCTTTTTTATGAATGTAACCAGGCATAATTCCAATTTTACATTCTTCTGGTGTGATTACACCAGGGCAGTTTGGTCCTACAAGACGAGTCTTTTTCCCTTCCATATAACGTTTAACATTTGTCATATCAAGAACCGGGATTCCTTCAGTAATACAAATCACTAAATCAAGCTCCGCATCAGTTGCTTCCATAATCGCATCTGCTGCAAATGCTGGTGGAACATAAATAACGGAAGCTGTTGCACCTGTAGCTTCTACAGCTTGTTGAACTGTATCAAAAACAGGAATTCCTTCAATCTCCGTTCCTCCCTTACCAGGAGTGACACCACCAACGATTTGTGTTCCATATTCAACCGCTTGTTTTGTATGGAATAAACCTGTTGCACCTGTTATCCCTTGTACAATTACTTTTGTATCTTTATTAATCAGGATACTCATTCTCCACGTCCCGCCTTTCTATTTCACTAGTGAAACTATTTTTTGTGCACCGTCAGCCATTGAATCAGCTGAAGTGATGTTTAAACCTGATTCATTAAGAATCTTTTTACCTAAGTCAACATTTGTTCCTTCTAAGCGAACAACAAGTGGAATTTCTAAACCAACTTGTTTCGTTGCTTCAATAACACCTTCAGCAATAACATCACACTTCATAATTCCACCGAAAATATTAACAAAAATTCCTTTAACGTTTTCATCTGATAAAATAATCTTAAAGGCTTCTGTTACTTTCTCAGCTGTAGCACCGCCCCCAACATCAAGGAAGTTAGCTGGATCACCATTGTAATGTTTAATGATATCCATTGTTGCCATTGCAAGCCCTGCACCATTAACCATACATCCGATGTTACCATCAAGAGAGATGTAACTTAAGTCATATTTAGAAGCTTCGATTTCTTTTACATCTTCTTCGTCAAGATCACGGAATTCAAGAATATCTTTTTGACGGTACAATGCATTAGAATCAAAATTTAATTTCGCATCCAGTGCCATAACTTTTCCATCACCAGTCGTTACTAGTGGGTTAATTTCAGCAATCGAACAATCTTTTTCTACGAACACTCTGTATAAACCGAGCATAAATTTCACAGCTTGGCCAACAAGTTCTTTAGGAATATTGATATTAAAGGCTAAACGACGAGCTTGAAACCCTTGTAATCCAACAGCTGGATCAATAACTTCTTTAAAGATTTTTTCAGGTGTCGCTTCTGCAACTTCTTCAATTTCAGTTCCACCTTCTTCAGAACCCATTAACACAACTCTTGAAGTGGCACGGTCAAGAACGAGTCCAATGTAATACTCTTTTTTGATGTCGCAGCCTTCTTCAATTAGTAAGCGCTTTACTTCTTTTCCTTCTGGTCCTGTTTGATGAGTTACTAAAGTTTTACCTAGTATCTCTTCAGCGTATGTACGAACCTCATCTAAATTTTTTGCTACTTTAACCCCGCCAGCTTTTCCACGTCCACCAGCATGAATTTGAGCTTTTACAACACTCACTTGAGTGCTTAATTCTTTTGCTGCTTCAACCGCTTCTTCTACTGAAAAAGCAACTTTACCATTTGGTACGGCAACCCCGTATTGTCTTAGGAGCTGCTTGCCTTGATACTCGTGGATATTCATTCTCTCCATCCTCCTATCAATTGCATGCAAAATATGTTTTGCATGATGAATGCATGCCATTCATTAAAAAATAGTATGTTTTGGCAAACTCCTCTACTATTGTAACAATTTTTTGAACGTTTTGGGAGAGGAAAATAAAAAATATTTACGAAGGGGACACAAAAGCTTATTTTCGTTCGCTTTTGTGTCCTTTACCTTTTCATTTTGCCTCTATTTCTCTTTTTTTCTTTTCACATTTTCAAGGTCAGGAGCTGTGCCGGTTAACGAATCATTTCCATAAGAAACATTTATACTCGGATGCTGAAACATCGACCGCGGTGGTGTCATTTTCTCTTCAACGACTTCACAATCCTCCGACTCAACATGTAAACCAGAGTGTGCTAATGGTTTGTTTTCTTCTTCCACCCAATGGTCACCTGACATAATAGCTGGGTCGATTGTTTCATCCCAATCATCTAATGGTGTTTTTGGGTTCGGCTCAAATTCTCTTTTTTCTTTCACTTCGCCTCATCTCCTTTTTCTTTCTTCCTCGTTTGCTCTTTTGTTTCTTTTTTGCTTAATAGTCTTTTTGCCATGTCCACTGTAGCTTCCATCTCTTGTGTGGAACGGAAAATCCCAAATTCATGAGCAATTTCCTCTTTATATTTTTCTAAAAATGCCTCTACTTCCGGAATGACAAGAAGATTTTTTTTCAAAAGAACACTCCTTTCAAACTTCCTATTATCCGTTAGTTTACCCAACTTTCTAATTTTGTTCATAAGAATTTAAGAAAAACGCGGATCGTCTTTTCGTTTCAAGCGAAGTGCGGAGCCCTGCCCACTTTTGACAGTGAACCCCATGTGCTTTTCATGGGGTGAAATTCGCTCTTCTAGAATAAGCTTTCAAAGCTTCATTGCTATACCAAATTTTTTATACTCCCTCTTTTAAAAAAAAGAATGTACCAAAAGGTGTTCATTCCTTTTGGTACATTCTTTAGTCTGTGTTTTATGAATGTTGTTTATCAATTTGGTAAACAAACGCAAATACTTCAGCAACCACTTCATATAGTTCGACTGGAATCGTCTCGTTAATTTCTAACTTCGATAATAACTCCACTAAATTGGGGTCTTCTTGAATAGGCAACTGATGTTCCTTCGCTTTTGCAATGATTTCATCTGCAACAAGTCCCTTCCCTTTTGCAATCACTTTTGGAGCTTGATCTTTTTTATCATCGTATCGTAAGGCAATGGCTTGTTTTTTCAATGTTTCTTTTCTCATATCCGAACATCAACCCCTTCATAGGAAACTTTTGACCCATACGTGTGTTTAATGGGAGGAGCAGAAGATTCTTTTACTGTAACCCAATTTACAGATGACAACTGATATTCGATATTCGTTAACTTTGACTTTAATACAGCTTGAATAGCAGGAAGTGCTTTTGGTTTAGGGTGTTCATTAAAGATTTGAATCGAAACTATTTTTTTTTGAATTTGAACATCAATGATGGTTTCATGAAGTTTCTCTAATTGTAAGTAAAATAAAATACGACAATGCTCTTTATCTATTTGGCCCTCTTTTGTTTTTTTTCCTTCCCACTGGATCGTAACGTCTGTCTGATGGTTCCCTAATTGCACCGGAATTTGAAGTGCGAGTTGGTGAAGAGGTCCTGATTGCTCGCTTGCAATTAATTGTTGTCCTGTAATTCGTGATAAAATCGCCTCAGCCTGTGTTTTTAGCGTTTGATTTGATTCAAGCTGAACAAGTTGGAGAAGCAAAGATTTCATACTTTCCCCCTGTAACGCAACCTTGCCACTTTGTGCTTCGAACATTTTCAGTAATTCATTTTCATGGGTAAAACCAACTGTTTTCATGATTGACGTCACAAAGGATAAAAAACCATTACGAATATTATCTCTAGCGTCACGGTCAAGCAATGACGCAATCATATTTTTTTCTGTTTCTTGAATCGGTTCCGTTAGTAGCTTACTTAGCTTTTCATGTACACTTTGAACTGTTGCTCCCTGCGGTAATAATGATAATAGCTGTTGAGCCTGCTGATTGGCTCTAGCCTCATTTGTGACTGACAATTGACTCATAAACACCCGAAACATCGCTTGTGGCTCAGTTGAACGAAACTGTTCTAATGTATTTGCCAATCCTGGCCATAGTTCATGCACAATCTTTTGATTGTTGCCTTGAAACATAGCATCTTTAAATTGATTGTAGAAGATGTGAGGTTCTTTTACCACACCAGTCTTTTGCAAAATGTTCATCCATGCTATTCGGTTATCTTCACGCGGTTCAACACTTAAAGCCTGAAGAAGACGAGTAATCGGTGTAGCATGGCTTGGCACCGCCACTGAATCGGTTAAGTGACGTAGCGCTTCTACAAGTTTTCCTTTTTCAGGGGTATCAGCCTTAATTTGATTTAGCAATTGTGTCATTTGCTGTAACAGAGGTTCTTTCGTTTGTGTAGCACCGAACGCCTCAAACAATGAAAGCTTGACTGGAATATTGCGCTCAATCATTTGTTGTATAAGCGCTATGTTCCCTTTTGATAGTCCATGCTTTTCAATAATTTGACTTGCACTTTGGAGCATTTCCTTCGAAAACGGAATGTGCATATTCGAAAAATGGCGCACTAATAACTCATTCATTTTCGTGTTTGGCAATCCTAATTGTTGGAGAATGGTAGCTTGTAGTCCAGTCGTTTGTTGGCTACTACCTGCCTCTCTCCCTTGCCATTGTCCTAACACTTTTAATTTTGGTATTCCTGTATCTGGCTGAACTTCAAACCAATAAGGTAAACCCGCTGTTAAAGCTGCCTCAAGACGAGCTGTAACAGTCACCGTCCCGATTCGAAGTGTAGCTACATTATTCGGAAATAATTTTTGAACTTGCCCTTGAAAAACTTGTCCAGGAGTAAGATTCACTTGTCGTACAGCCACTGTTGAACTTCTTGCTATTGATGTTTGTTGTATGGATGACGGATACATCTTACTCCCCCTTTTGCTTTCTACATTTCGCTAATTGGACGAAATGATTTCCGGTGTTCTTCTGTAATCCCGTAACGTTCAATCGCTTCTAAATGCTCTTTTGTGCCATATCCCATATGACTATCAAATCCATATTGAGGATAACGTTTGGCTACTTGTTCCATATATTTATCTCTTGTCACTTTTGCTACTATGGAGCTTGCTGCAATACTAATGCTTTTTTGGTCTCCTTTAATAATCGATGTTTGCGCAATCGGAAGCGGCAATTTCATCGCATCAATGAGAAGATGTTGTGGTTGCTCCTTTAATAAGTGAACAGCTTCGCACATTGCTTTTTTTGTTGCCTCATAAATATTTATTGTATCAATTTCATCCGCATGAATCATACTAACACTACATGATACTGCCTCTTTTTCAATGATTTCAAAAAATTGTTCTCTTTTTTGCTTCGATAATTTCTTTGAATCTGTTAAACCAGGTAAAAAAAAGGATTCCGGTAAGATGACGGCAGCACAAACGACCGGTCCTGCTAATGGTCCTCGTCCTACTTCATCTATCCCGGCTATGTATGTGATTCCTTGTTCTTTTACTTTCATCTCATATTGCGACATTTCTTGAAATTGCTCAAATAGCTGGTTCTCATGAGCTTTCCTTTTTTCATAGCGTTCAAGGAGCTTCTTTACTCCTTGACGTGGGTCATGTTTCAGTTCGTTCATCCATTCTTCTGCATGCTCAGACAACAACATCTGCTCGATTTCTTTTACCGTCTTTTGTTCCAACTTGTTTCCCACCTTGTCTCTTTCTTATATCGGCTTGTTTTCCACTTTCGTTAATGTGCTAGGCATATTATGCTATTACAAAAAAAGGTCAGCATCGGCCAATTGGACCAATTGCTAACCAAGTTCACTGAAGAATTGAAAACGTACTATTCGGCGTTTCTAAAGAAATTCTCCCTAACGTACCAGAACGTAATTCACGCAATATTATTTCAGCAGCTTTATCATAATCAACATAGCCACCACTTAATAGACAACCTCGTTTTCTTCCTATCTCATCAAATACGTCAATGCCTTGTTCTGATAATTCCTCTAACTTATAGCGTTCTTTTAAGACGGATGGGTATTCGTCTTTTAAATAAGTAATGACAAATAACGCAATATCTTGGAAGTCTAATAGTTCATCTTTAATTGCCCCTGTAGCGGCTAAGCGATAACCAATAAGCTGGTCTTCAAACTTTGGCCATAATATCCCTGGTGTATCTAACAGTTCTAGTTCAGTCCCTACTTTAATCCACTGTTGTTGTTTCGTTATGCCCGGACGATCACCCGTTTTTGCAATTTTTTTTACTGCTAGCCGGTTAATGAGCGTACTTTTCCCAACGTTTGGAATTCCTAATATCATGGCACGAATTGCACGTGGCTTCATGCCTCTTGCTTTCATTTTTTCAAGCATTGGTGCAGCAAGGCTTTGGCAAGCTGCAGATATGCCTGAAACCCCTTTCCCCGTTTGACTATCAATGGCTAGCACTTTTGCACCTTTACTTTCAAAATAGGCTTTCCATTTTGATGTTACATTCGGATCTGCTAAATCTGATTTATTTAATAACACTAATCTTGGCTTATGAGCTACGATTTCATCAATCATTGGATTTCTAGATGCAAGCGGAACACGAGCATCGAGTAGCTCAATGACAACATCAATTAATTTTAATTTCTCTGTTACTTCCCTTCTCGCTTTCGCCATATGCCCAGGAAACCATTGAATTGTCATCGTCGTTTTCACCTACCTCGCTATGCGAATATCTGAAAATGGCCAAAAGACAATATTTGCTTTCCCAACAACTTCATCGATCGGAATCAGTCCAATATCTCGACTATCTAAACTATGTTGCCGGTTATCTCCCATAACAAATAAATATCCTTCTGGTACACTTACTTCGTTTGTTACTTCTTGCAGAGTAAAATCATATGTAAGTTTCGAGCCACCTAGTTGATGTTTTAATTCATCTAAGTATGGTTCATCATATGGTTCATTATTAATATATAAAATATCGTTATCATATACAATCGTATCTCCAGGCAAGCCAATGACCCGTTTAATATAATCCTTTTCCTCTGTTGCATGAAAGACAACTATATCAAAACGGTCAGGTTCACTAATAGTGTAGCCGATTTTATTTACAATCATGCGGTCACTATGGTGAAGAGTCGGCATCATCGACTGACCTTCAACAACAATTGGAGCAAAAAAGAAAAATCGTATTAATACAGCTAGTAATAACGCAATGATAAGTGCTTTAATCCATTCAAGTGTTTCACTTTTTCCCCTGACCATTGAAAAACTCCTCCACTTTAACGTATCCATATGTAAAAACGTACTAGGCTTATATTATGTTAGTAAAGACTTCTTCATTTATTGTTTTGACTATTTTTCGTACAATGCAATACATTTTTTATAAAAAAAGGAGCTTGTGCAACAAGCCCCTTCTTTTTCTTTATTATCGGATTTCTTTAATACGGGCAGCTTTACCACGTAGGTTACGTAA
It contains:
- the trmFO gene encoding FADH(2)-oxidizing methylenetetrahydrofolate--tRNA-(uracil(54)-C(5))-methyltransferase TrmFO, which translates into the protein MSGINVIGAGLAGSEAAWQIAKQGVPVTLFEMRPVRQTPAHHTDKFAELVCSNSLRANTLTNAVGVLKEEMRLLDSVIIKAADDCSVPAGGALAVDRHEFANAVTERVRNHPNVTVVTEEIEKIPDGPTVIATGPLTSPALSEQLQHLTGEEYLYFYDAAAPIIETDSIDMEKVYLKSRYDKGEAAYLNCPMTEEEFDRFYEALIAAESVPLKEFEKEIFFEGCMPVEVMAKRGKKTLLFGPMKPVGLEDPKTGKRPFAVVQLRQDNQSGTLYNIVGFQTHIKWGPQKEIIQLIPGLENAEIVRYGVMHRNTFINSPNLLEPTYQYRQREDLFFAGQITGVEGYVESAAAGLIAGMNAARLVQNKDVLTFPQETVLGSMANYITTANAKNFQPMNANFGLLPPLEKRIKNKQERNEQLANRALTTIQNFVKKM
- the topA gene encoding type I DNA topoisomerase produces the protein MADYLVIVESPAKAKTIGKYLGKKYIVKASMGHVRDLPKSQMGVDVERSFDPKYITIRGKGPVLKELKSAAKKVKRIYLAADPDREGEAIAWHLAHSLNIDEQSDCRVVFNEITKQAIKDAFKTPRPINMDLVDAQQARRVLDRLVGYNISPILWKKVKKGLSAGRVQSVAVKMIIDREKEIQAFVPEEYWTIQGLFKMNNEQFEAKFYGVDNKKVELKSEDDVKQVLGQLKGDSFSITSVKKKERKRNPVAPFTTSSLQQEAARKLNFRAKKTMMLAQQLYEGIDLGKEGTVGLITYMRTDSSRISDTAKEETKQYIEEQYGQEYTRKGERTTKNSDKKTQDAHEAIRPTSVLYDPKTVKSFLSRDQFRLYKLIWERLVASEMAPAIMDTMTVDLDNAGVVFRATGSKVKFPGFMKVYIEGNDDGKKEEDKLLPDLEEGASVKKEEITPNQHFTQPPPRYSEARLVKTMEELGIGRPSTFAPTLDTIQRRGYVALDDKRFVPTELGEIVIELISEFFSEILDVEFTAKMENDLDSVEEGEKNWIQIIDHFYHEFEKQVKHAEEEMEEVEIKDEPAGESCEKCGHDMVYKMGRYGKFMACSNFPDCRNTKAIVKDIGVSCPTCKEGKIVERKSKKRRTFYGCDQYPSCEFVSWDKPIARTCPKCDSMLVEKKSKKGTQVECVSCDYKEERL
- the dprA gene encoding DNA-processing protein DprA, with the translated sequence MNAFHERLLHLHHCRGVGWKTIRKILSVDATLEKLYQLSEKELISHYSLQKKYAALLYQDLHFISMPQLLQEYKEKQIIPITIFENEYPPILKQLFDPPWVVYCKGNIALLHYSKALAVVGTREPTKGGRYSLEKIIRPVVEEGWLIVSGLAKGIDTIAHRLTMDNGGKTIAILGSGFDYIYPSSNYHLANEIARDHLLLSEYPAKTKPNKWQFPERNRLISGLSKGTVVVEAKERSGALITADQALEQGKDVFAVPGPIYEQMSLGPNRLIQQGAKLIVEAKDIIEEYENENWEN
- the sucD gene encoding succinate--CoA ligase subunit alpha, with protein sequence MSILINKDTKVIVQGITGATGLFHTKQAVEYGTQIVGGVTPGKGGTEIEGIPVFDTVQQAVEATGATASVIYVPPAFAADAIMEATDAELDLVICITEGIPVLDMTNVKRYMEGKKTRLVGPNCPGVITPEECKIGIMPGYIHKKGHVGVVSRSGTLTYEAVHQLSTEGIGQSTAVGIGGDPVNGTNFIDVLQLFNEDPDTYAVIMIGEIGGTAEEEAAEWIKANMKKPVVGFIGGQTAPPGKRMGHAGAIISGGKGTAAEKIKTLESCGVKVAPTPSVMGETLISVLKEQNLLEKCITHK
- the sucC gene encoding ADP-forming succinate--CoA ligase subunit beta produces the protein MNIHEYQGKQLLRQYGVAVPNGKVAFSVEEAVEAAKELSTQVSVVKAQIHAGGRGKAGGVKVAKNLDEVRTYAEEILGKTLVTHQTGPEGKEVKRLLIEEGCDIKKEYYIGLVLDRATSRVVLMGSEEGGTEIEEVAEATPEKIFKEVIDPAVGLQGFQARRLAFNINIPKELVGQAVKFMLGLYRVFVEKDCSIAEINPLVTTGDGKVMALDAKLNFDSNALYRQKDILEFRDLDEEDVKEIEASKYDLSYISLDGNIGCMVNGAGLAMATMDIIKHYNGDPANFLDVGGGATAEKVTEAFKIILSDENVKGIFVNIFGGIMKCDVIAEGVIEATKQVGLEIPLVVRLEGTNVDLGKKILNESGLNITSADSMADGAQKIVSLVK
- a CDS encoding DUF3905 domain-containing protein; this encodes MKEKREFEPNPKTPLDDWDETIDPAIMSGDHWVEEENKPLAHSGLHVESEDCEVVEEKMTPPRSMFQHPSINVSYGNDSLTGTAPDLENVKRKKEK
- a CDS encoding small, acid-soluble spore protein, alpha/beta type translates to MKKNLLVIPEVEAFLEKYKEEIAHEFGIFRSTQEMEATVDMAKRLLSKKETKEQTRKKEKGDEAK
- a CDS encoding EscU/YscU/HrcU family type III secretion system export apparatus switch protein, whose product is MRKETLKKQAIALRYDDKKDQAPKVIAKGKGLVADEIIAKAKEHQLPIQEDPNLVELLSKLEINETIPVELYEVVAEVFAFVYQIDKQHS
- a CDS encoding ribonuclease HII, with the protein product MLLSEHAEEWMNELKHDPRQGVKKLLERYEKRKAHENQLFEQFQEMSQYEMKVKEQGITYIAGIDEVGRGPLAGPVVCAAVILPESFFLPGLTDSKKLSKQKREQFFEIIEKEAVSCSVSMIHADEIDTINIYEATKKAMCEAVHLLKEQPQHLLIDAMKLPLPIAQTSIIKGDQKSISIAASSIVAKVTRDKYMEQVAKRYPQYGFDSHMGYGTKEHLEAIERYGITEEHRKSFRPISEM